One part of the Microaerobacter geothermalis genome encodes these proteins:
- a CDS encoding 3'-5' exonuclease, with protein MNSFPWRKYLKHILGKRDRDIRGEIDQQLLHQIVHLIDTCHGISPDTPLNKMTFVVFDTETTGFHPHAGDEVIEMGAVKIINGEIRYDQTFHSYVNPRKEIPEAVTAITGINVDKVRHAPILLEAVKEFLIFIRNVPLVGHCIHFDIQFLNFKLRKTCRRKISNPVIDTLSLASMVHPTMGNYTLDELLDFYHIPNKNRHTALADAIMTAQLFIKLIQKLQQNRIKTLRDLTDEIFHMQRFPS; from the coding sequence ATGAACTCTTTTCCATGGAGAAAGTATCTAAAGCATATCCTGGGGAAAAGGGATAGGGACATAAGAGGAGAAATTGATCAGCAACTGTTGCATCAGATCGTCCACCTGATTGATACATGTCATGGGATATCCCCCGATACCCCATTGAATAAAATGACCTTTGTCGTTTTTGACACCGAAACGACCGGATTTCATCCCCATGCCGGGGATGAAGTTATTGAAATGGGAGCCGTTAAAATCATCAACGGAGAAATTCGATATGACCAGACCTTTCACTCCTATGTGAATCCCAGAAAGGAAATTCCTGAGGCAGTGACCGCCATTACCGGGATTAATGTAGACAAAGTCCGCCACGCCCCAATCCTTTTAGAAGCCGTGAAAGAATTCCTTATTTTTATTCGCAATGTCCCTTTGGTTGGTCATTGTATTCATTTTGACATACAGTTTCTTAACTTTAAACTAAGAAAAACGTGCAGAAGGAAAATATCCAATCCTGTCATTGATACCCTCAGTTTAGCCTCGATGGTTCATCCAACCATGGGAAATTATACGTTGGATGAACTGTTAGATTTTTATCATATCCCTAATAAAAATAGACATACTGCACTTGCAGATGCCATCATGACTGCTCAATTATTCATTAAACTCATTCAGAAGCTGCAGCAAAACAGGATCAAAACTTTGCGGGACTTGACCGATGAAATCTTTCATATGCAACGGTTTCCATCCTGA
- a CDS encoding DUF294 nucleotidyltransferase-like domain-containing protein, which translates to MDYKKLVQQMPPFTLLDQPVLDKLFRNSKVMAYPKNDYLIQSGERNTPIFLLLEGMAKNCVLHRDGEEATIKFHHPGQLMGVISAITNEDPGFSVKTVTECTCLVIPKDEFGALLHHNPLFAEWMAKDVSKRLRSLYYELKKENIHQIPSIDPYPFRKKIGDMMSNPVQTATLDLSLTELAKKMDTFQVSSLVIVDQFETPIGIVTEKDLIRSLSREEIYLKASDVMSSKMVILHPENSYYDGLYAMIKNHSKHIVVTERNKLTGILTMRNFLQARGSDFLHVLYDLEKKQDLVDLKKIRKQIQQLLFTLSAQHADAKEICSIATEFYDRLTQRVLFLKEREMEQEGYGSPPVHYCWVAMGSDGRKEQTVPFDQNHAIIYQDYPSTDQLMIECYFSRLTEKVVDTLIKIGIPRPKGNASANYPQWRRSISDWKEEIDQWKIDSSPAEIRHFSLITDFRPIYGDFKLAQNLRKYMMETVPKKTALIKRMVMNDSTTGVPLGIFGRIITEKSGEHAYEVNIKDGGLIHLINGLRAFSLWHGLSVVSSWDRLAQLHGIGEFSIDEVEEIERALHWFIVLRLKQNAWRVEQGIGVSHFINPDHLSNEERIRLKESLSTTKWFQHVVKRYFLKEIEGGS; encoded by the coding sequence ATGGATTATAAAAAGCTAGTTCAACAAATGCCCCCTTTTACTTTGTTGGATCAACCAGTATTAGATAAGCTTTTTAGAAATTCCAAGGTGATGGCGTATCCGAAAAATGATTATTTAATACAATCGGGAGAAAGAAATACCCCCATTTTTTTGCTTCTTGAAGGGATGGCAAAAAATTGTGTGCTGCATCGTGACGGTGAAGAAGCAACCATCAAGTTTCATCACCCCGGACAATTAATGGGTGTCATTTCAGCCATAACCAACGAAGACCCAGGTTTTTCTGTAAAAACCGTAACCGAATGTACTTGTCTGGTCATACCTAAGGACGAATTTGGAGCACTTCTCCATCACAATCCCCTGTTTGCCGAATGGATGGCTAAAGACGTGAGTAAGCGGCTAAGATCCCTCTATTATGAGCTGAAAAAAGAAAATATTCATCAGATTCCATCGATCGATCCTTACCCCTTTCGAAAAAAAATCGGGGATATGATGTCCAACCCGGTGCAAACGGCAACCCTTGATCTTTCTCTAACTGAATTGGCTAAAAAAATGGATACTTTCCAGGTTAGTTCATTGGTCATTGTAGATCAATTTGAAACTCCCATCGGAATCGTTACAGAGAAGGATCTAATTCGTTCCTTGTCAAGAGAGGAAATTTACTTAAAAGCATCAGATGTCATGTCCTCAAAAATGGTGATTCTGCATCCAGAAAACAGTTATTATGATGGCCTTTATGCCATGATCAAAAACCATAGTAAACATATTGTGGTGACAGAGAGAAATAAACTGACGGGAATCTTGACCATGAGAAATTTCCTCCAAGCCCGGGGAAGCGATTTTTTGCATGTATTGTATGATTTGGAAAAAAAACAGGATCTTGTGGATCTGAAAAAAATAAGAAAGCAAATTCAACAATTGTTGTTTACCTTATCCGCCCAGCATGCCGATGCAAAGGAAATTTGCTCGATTGCCACAGAATTTTATGACCGCTTGACACAGCGGGTGCTCTTTTTAAAGGAAAGGGAAATGGAACAAGAAGGTTATGGTTCTCCCCCCGTTCATTATTGTTGGGTAGCCATGGGAAGTGACGGGAGAAAAGAGCAAACCGTTCCCTTTGACCAAAATCATGCCATAATTTATCAGGATTATCCTTCTACAGATCAATTGATGATTGAGTGTTATTTTTCCAGATTAACAGAAAAGGTGGTTGACACTTTAATCAAAATTGGGATTCCCAGGCCTAAAGGAAATGCTAGTGCCAATTATCCGCAATGGAGGCGTTCCATTTCAGATTGGAAGGAAGAAATCGATCAATGGAAAATAGATTCATCCCCAGCTGAAATCCGGCATTTCTCCCTTATTACTGATTTCCGGCCGATCTACGGAGATTTTAAATTAGCCCAGAATCTTCGGAAATATATGATGGAGACAGTACCAAAAAAAACCGCTCTTATCAAGCGAATGGTTATGAATGATTCAACCACGGGGGTTCCCCTAGGAATTTTTGGCAGAATTATTACAGAAAAATCTGGAGAGCATGCTTATGAAGTGAATATAAAGGATGGCGGGTTGATTCACCTCATCAATGGACTTCGTGCCTTTTCCCTTTGGCATGGATTATCCGTTGTTTCATCTTGGGATCGTTTAGCTCAACTGCACGGGATAGGAGAATTCTCAATAGATGAAGTAGAGGAAATTGAAAGGGCCTTGCACTGGTTTATCGTACTTCGTTTAAAGCAAAATGCTTGGAGGGTGGAACAAGGGATTGGCGTCAGCCATTTTATCAATCCGGATCATCTCAGCAATGAAGAACGGATCCGGCTCAAGGAATCTCTTTCCACCACCAAATGGTTTCAGCATGTGGTTAAACGATATTTTCTGAAAGAAATCGAAGGTGGATCATGA